In Aedes albopictus strain Foshan chromosome 3, AalbF5, whole genome shotgun sequence, the following are encoded in one genomic region:
- the LOC134284163 gene encoding uncharacterized protein LOC134284163: MSRSIQDPEKTGFNCAGCRRPDDDESEMVFCDHCQRWYHFGCAGVSAEVRDVSWSCEECLRRSADKEGPPGLEEECEKLEKEMEKERQAMELQTILHRKRLEHQKKLFLLRQEAERERREMELAYEKEQMELQAAEEEAHRKKRDEVLKQVQKRLEKVKLDSAREEVAELEEDGASGGEKGGAKEGRKSKQAKPGMKQPEEEEPEKRKSGKSDRKLAKPAKADREDYRGAFSKFSTPKASGIAPPVLQDITSLPAVSHKKTPLGHPEVQKKKKRPQFEEDVALRSYQVSEPSEEESEESDSESEEESSSQEEDFGMQSEVMVRGPTKAQLSARQFLSKKLPTFTGRLEEWPMFISAYETSTTACGFSNVENLARLQECLKGQALEAVRSRLLLPSAVPQIIKTLRMLYGRPEQLLNMLLSNVRKAPSPRADKLASFIQFGVVVQQLTDHLEATGLTAHLINPMLIQELTEKLPASTQLEWVRYRRKAQLVTLRTLSNFLSRIVKDASEITPYCESASVASDQAFRKKNGRKEKEGFLHTHSVEASAANQVPSREKKPCRICGRYDHRIRNCESFKRLRMPERWEAVRKWKLCYLCLNEHGSARCKLNLRCNVNQCTERHNPLLHIDQSVGANCNVHLHRQSVIFRMIPITLYNGKNAIDTIAFLDEGSSYTLLEKSLAIALQVQGVTQPLRVTWTAGVSRVEKHSQKVELFISARGATQRFRIKAAHTVESLKLPQQNVAMSEIISGHSHLRGLPATEFPSGAPQILIGLKDIHLYAPLESRIGKPDEPIAVRSKLGWTIYGPTCASRNEPGIVGHHDCETVTNQELHDMLRSHYTLEESVISVALLPESEEDKRAKAILNSTTVRVGDRFETGLLWKEDKVRFPDSYSMAAKRFRCLERRLAKDDQLRKKVSELINDYAAKGYIHVATEAELRRFEPNEVWYLPISVVVHPKKPGKVRLVWDAAAAVNGVSLNSQLLKGPDMLTPLPNVLAKFRERVVGFGGDIKEMYLQVRVRDADKRARFVFRGSESEKMEVYIIDVTMFGATSSPCTAQYIKNRNAEEYAGQFPEAAEAIVENHYVDDYFDSTDTVEEAVKRAQEVKFVHSKGGFEIRNWVSNSGAFLEGIGERAPDQSVQFLQNKESNLERVLGIVWNPVSDEFTFLAKFREDLAPYFSGERRPTKRVVMSSVMSLFDPLGMLATFVIHGKMMIQDLWRSGSDWDQPIDDESCEKWNRWIARLPEIENVKIPRFYFQGSRSVDYNTVQLHVLVDASQDAYGAAAYFRVLTGNGPLCALVMARSKVAPLKMMSIPRLELQAAVIGARLLQTVVEAHSLEIKQRFIWSDSRTVVSWIHSEQRRYKPFVAFRIGEILSLTKHSEWRWISTKNNIADDLTKWKSGSSLDSNGPWFRGPRFLYQPEQRWMKQEVVEPNTPEEVRACHLFHDLSAEEPMVDVSRISRWKVLVRTVACVYRFKSNCDRKRKGLAIEAVPAPPRVRSAAKKAIPAITVPLKREEYQRAETYLWRSAQADVYGEEIKTLAKNREVPRGEWQPIEKCSSLYNDSPFLDADGVLRMEGRAAQGSFLPFELRFPVILPKRHPTTRKLLEFYHQQAAHANAETVINDVRQRFRIPNLRAELKAVAKACVWCRTKKCAPKIPRMAPLPLARITPGWRPFSFTGVDYCGPVTVTVGRRSEKRWICLFTCMTTRAIHLEVAHSLTAQACLMAIRRFVCRRGKPVEFYSDNGTNFQGASKEIMWKIEGDCEEAMTDARTRWNFNPPSAPHMGGVWERLVRSVKAALAVLNDGRRLTDEVLLTTLAEAEDLVNSRPLTYSGLGPEASEALTPNHFVKGPEVAVERVRKTDEGEALRDLYKRSQALADRLWKRWVAEYVPAINQRTRWHAEVQPISQGDLVYIADEGARKSWTRGVVSKVYPGPDGRVRQALVKTAKGEFRRPVAKLAVLEIQARNSGGDGRSPPELRGGGMLGQPNIEQPSARRR, translated from the coding sequence aTGTCGCGATCAATTCAAGACCCGGAAAAGACGGGATTTAACTGCGCGGGATGTCGTCGTCCGGATGATGACGAAAGTGAGATGGTGTTTTGTGATCATTGCCAGCGGTGGTACCATTTCGGGTGCGCCGGTGTTTCGGCTGAAGTGAGGGATGTTTCGTGGTCCTGTGAAGAGTGTCTGCGGCGTTCGGCGGACAAAGAGGGGCCTCCCGGCCTGGAAGAGGAGTGCGAGAAACTCGAGAAGGAGATGGAGAAGGAGAGACAGGCCATGGAACTGCAAACGATCCTACACAGGAAGCGGCTGGAACACCAAAAGAAGCTGTTTCTGCTGCGGCAGGAAGCGGAAAGAGAAAGGCGCGAAATGGAGTTGGCGTACGAGAAGGAGCAAATGGAGCTACAAGCGGCCGAAGAAGAAGCGCACCGGAAGAAGCGCGACGAAGTGCTGAAGCAGGTGCAGAAAAGGCTGGAGAAAGTGAAGCTCGATTCGGCGAGGGAAGAGGTAGCGGAACTGGAGGAAGATGGAGCATCCGGAGGCGAAAAAGGAGGAGCCAAGGAAGGTAGGAAGTCCAAGCAAGCGAAGCCGGGGATGAAACAGCCGGAAGAAGAGGAGCCTGAGAAGCGAAAGTCGGGCAAATCGGACCGGAAACTAGCTAAACCGGCCAAAGCAGACCGCGAGGATTACCGTGGAGCCTTCAGCAAGTTCTCCACACCGAAGGCATCTGGAATTGCACCACCCGTCCTGCAGGACATAACCTCGCTCCCAGCGGTGAGCCACAAGAAAACTCCGCTCGGCCATCCGGAggtgcagaagaagaagaagaggccaCAGTTCGAAGAAGACGTCGCTCTACGCTCGTACCAAGTCAGCGAACCAAGTGAAGAGGAGTCCGAAGAATCGGATTCAGAGTCGGAAGAAGAGAGTTCGTCGCAGGAAGAAGACTTCGGAATGCAATCCGAGGTAATGGTGCGTGGTCCAACGAAGGCCCAACTCTCCGCTCGGCAGTTTCTGTCAAAGAAGCTTCCGACATTCACGGGGCGGCTCGAGGAATGGCCGATGTTTATCAGCGCCTACGAGACGTCCACAACGGCGTGCGGGTTTTCGAACGTCGAGAATCTGGCGCGACTTCAAGAGTGTTTGAAGGGTCAAGCACTAGAAGCGGTAAGAAGCAGGCTCCTACTTCCGAGTGCAGTACCGCAAATCATCAAAACCTTGCGGATGCTGTACGGCAGGCCTGAGCAGTTGCTGAACATGCTGCTGTCGAACGTGCGGAAGGCACCGTCTCCAAGAGCGGACAAGTTGGCGTCGTTCATCCAGTTCGGTGTCGTCGTGCAGCAGTTAACCGATCATTTGGAGGCGACAGGTCTGACAGCGCATCTCATCAACCCGATGCTCATCCAGGAGTTGACGGAGAAGTTGCCGGCCAGTACGCAGCTGGAATGGGTGCGGTATCGGAGGAAGGCCCAACTCGTGACGCTCCGGACATTATCCAACTTTCTCTCGAGGATTGTCAAGGATGCTAGCGAGATCACTCCGTATTGCGAGTCGGCGTCCGTCGCATCGGACCAAGCGTTCCGGAAGAAGAACGGAAGGAAGGAGAAGGAAGGTTTCCTGCACACGCACAGTGTCGAAGCCAGTGCAGCCAATCAAGTCCCGAGTCGGGAGAAGAAGCCGTGCAGGATCTGCGGTCGCTACGATCATCGGATCCGGAACTGTGAGAGCTTCAAAAGGCTGCGAATGCCTGAAAGATGGGAGGCGGTCCGGAAGTGGAAGCTGTGTTACCTGTGCCTCAACGAACACGGAAGCGCCCGATGCAAGCTCAACCTGCGATGCAACGTGAACCAGTGCACCGAGCGACATAATCCGCTGCTTCACATCGACCAATCCGTTGGCGCGAACTGCAACGTGCATCTCCATCGACAGTCGGTGATTTTCCGGATGATACCGATCACGTTGTACAACGGGAAGAATGCTATCGATACCATCGCTTTCCTTGACGAGGGGTCGTCGTATACGCTACTGGAGAAGTCGCTGGCGATTGCGTTACAAGTCCAAGGAGTGACGCAGCCGCTTAGAGTGACATGGACAGCGGGAGTATCCAGAGTGGAGAAACATTCCCAGAAGGTGGAGCTATTCATCTCGGCCAGAGGAGCGACGCAGCGTTTCCGCATCAAGGCAGCTCATACGGTGGAGAGTTTGAAGTTGCCACAGCAAAACGTGGCTATGTCGGAGATCATCAGTGGGCATTCTCACCTGCGTGGACTTCCAGCGACCGAATTTCCGAGTGGAGCTCCACAAATCCTCATCGGTCTCAAGGATATCCATCTCTACGCCCCGCTGGAATCAAGGATTGGTAAGCCTGACGAACCGATCGCCGTCCGATCGAAGCTAGGCTGGACGATCTACGGGCCGACGTGTGCAAGCCGGAACGAGCCCGGCATTGTTGGTCACCATGATTGCGAAACGGTGACGAATCAAGAGTTGCACGACATGTTGCGAAGCCACTACACCCTGGAAGAGTCGGTGATTTCCGTAGCGCTACTGCCGGAATCCGAAGAAGACAAGCGAGCGAAGGCGATCCTCAACAGTACGACCGTACGAGTTGGCGACCGTTTTGAGACGGGGCTATTGTGGAAGGAGGACAAGGTGCGGTTTCCCGACAGCTATTCGATGGCGGCGAAACGATTCCGCTGTCTGGAGAGGCGGCTAGCGAAAGACGACCAGCTGCGCAAGAAGGTGAGCGAGCTGATCAACGATTATGCAGCGAAAGGCTACATTCACGTAGCGACAGAGGCCGAACTGAGGCGGTTCGAGCCGAACGAAGTGTGGTACCTGCCGATCAGCGTGGTGGTGCATCCAAAGAAGCCGGGAAAAGTGCGTCTGGTGTGGGACGCAGCAGCGGCGGTCAACGGAGTATCGCTGAACTCACAACTGCTGAAGGGACCGGACATGTTAACTCCACTCCCCAACGTCCTAGCGAAATTCCGTGAGCGAGTAGTAGGCTTCGGCGGCGACATCAAGGAAATGTACCTCCAAGTTCGAGTGCGAGACGCAGACAAGAGAGCGCGGTTTGTATTCCGTGGAAGTGAGTCAGAGAAGATGGAGGTCTACATCATAGACGTGACGATGTTCGGCGCGACAAGCTCTCCGTGTACGGCGCAATACATCAAGAACCGGAACGCAGAAGAGTATGCCGGACAGTTTCCGGAAGCGGCCGAAGCGATTGTGGAAAACCATTACGTGGACGACTATTTCGATAGCACGGACACGGTCGAAGAAGCGGTGAAGCGGGCCCAAGAGGTGAAGTTCGTCCATTCCAAAGGCGGATTCGAGATCCGGAACTGGGTGTCCAATTCGGGCGCATTTCTGGAAGGCATCGGCGAGCGTGCACCTGATCAAAGCGTTCAGTTTCTTCAGAACAAGGAGTCAAATCTAGAGCGAGTCCTGGGAATAGTGTGGAATCCAGTCAGCGACGAATTCACGTTCCTGGCCAAGTTCCGGGAAGATCTGGCGCCGTATTTCTCCGGCGAACGTCGACCGACAAAAAGAGTGGTGATGAGCAGCGTTATGAGCCTGTTCGATCCGCTAGGAATGCTGGCTACCTTCGTTATCCACGGGAAAATGATGATCCAAGATCTGTGGCGTAGTGGCAGCGACTGGGACCAACCAATCGACGACGAAAGCTGCGAAAAGTGGAATCGGTGGATTGCTCGGCTCCCGGAGATCGAGAACGTGAAAATTCCCCGTTTCTACTTCCAAGGTTCGAGATCAGTGGATTACAACACTGTACAGCTTCACGTGCTGGTAGACGCCAGCCAAGATGCGTATGGAGCAGCAGCATACTTCCGTGTGCTCACGGGAAACGGGCCACTTTGCGCGCTGGTGATGGCGAGGTCGAAGGTAGCTCCATTAAAGATGATGTCCATCCCGAGGCTGGAGCTGCAGGCGGCGGTGATCGGAGCAAGGTTGCTGCAAACCGTCGTGGAAGCGCACTCGCTGGAAATCAAGCAGCGGTTCATCTGGTCAGATTCCAGAACAGTCGTATCATGGATCCATTCGGAGCAGCGTAGGTACAAACCGTTCGTGGCTTTCCGGATCGGCGAGATTCTCAGCCTGACGAAGCACAGCGAGTGGCGGTGGATTTCCACGAAGAACAATATCGCCGACGATTTGACGAAGTGGAAGAGCGGCAGCAGTTTGGATTCGAACGGACCGTGGTTTCGAGGTCCGAGATTCCTTTATCAGCCGGAACAGCGATGGATGAAGCAGGAAGTGGTAGAGCCGAACACGCCAGAAGAGGTTCGGGCATGCCATCTGTTCCACGACCTTTCAGCAGAAGAGCCGATGGTCGACGTGTCCCGCATTTCCCGTTGGAAAGTGCTGGTCCGGACGGTAGCATGCGTGTACCGTTTCAAATCTAACTGCGACAGGAAGCGGAAAGGGCTGGCGATCGAGGCTGTTCCGGCACCACCAAGAGTGCGAAGCGCAGCGAAGAAGGCAATACCAGCGATAACAGTCCCACTGAAGCGAGAGGAGTATCAGCGAGCGGAAACGTACCTGTGGCGGTCGGCGCAGGCCGATGTCTACGGAGAAGAAATCAAGACGTTGGCGAAGAACCGTGAAGTTCCACGCGGCGAGTGGCAGCCGATAGAAAAGTGTAGCAGCCTGTACAACGATAGCCCGTTTTTGGACGCGGATGGTGTGCTCCGGATGGAAGGCAGAGCGGCTCAGGGTTCATTTCTCCCTTTTGAATTGCGGTTTCCGGTGATTCTTCCGAAGCGGCATCCCACCACTCGGAAGTTGCTTGAGTTCTATCACCAGCAGGCGGCTCACGCAAACGCGGAGACAGTGATCAACGATGTCCGGCAACGTTTCCGGATCCCGAATCTACGAGCGGAGTTGAAGGCGGTGGCGAAGGCTTGCGTGTGGTGCAGAACAAAGAAGTGCGCGCCGAAGATTCCCAGGATGGCTCCCCTTCCGTTGGCGCGGATCACTCCTGGCTGGCGGCCGTTCAGCTTCACAGGGGTGGACTATTGCGGTCCGGTCACAGTTACTGTTGGGCGTAGGTCGGAAAAGCGATGGATCTGCCTCTTCACGTGCATGACGACGAGAGCGATTCATCTGGAAGTGGCCCACAGTTTGACGGCGCAGGCGTGTTTGATGGCGATCCGGCGTTTTGTGTGTCGGCGGGGCAAACCGGTGGAATTCTACTCCGACAACGGAACGAATTTCCAGGGAGCGAGCAAAGAGATTATGTGGAAGATAGAGGGGGACTGTGAAGAAGCGATGACGGATGCGAGGACCAGGTGGAATTTTAATCCACCGAGCGCGCCCCACATGGGCGGAGTTTGGGAGCGGCTAGTTCGTTCCGTGAAAGCAGCACTGGCGGTGCTAAATGACGGAAGACGATTGACGGACGAAGTGCTGTTGACTACGTTGGCAGAAGCAGAGGATCTGGTGAATTCGCGTCCGTTGACGTACTCTGGACTTGGTCCGGAAGCAAGCGAAGCGTTGACACCGAACCACTTCGTGAAAGGTCCAGAGGTGGCGGTAGAGCGGGTTCGGAAGACAGACGAGGGTGAAGCGTTGCGGGACCTCTACAAGCGATCGCAGGCACTGGCAGACCGCCTGTGGAAGCGATGGGTAGCGGAGTACGTGCCAGCAATCAACCAGCGTACCAGGTGGCACGCAGAGGTACAACCGATCAGCCAGGGCGACCTGGTGTATATAGCGGACGAAGGAGCGAGGAAGAGTTGGACGCGAGGCGTGGTCAGCAAGGTGTACCCAGGCCCTGATGGACGAGTACGGCAAGCACTGGTCAAGACGGCGAAAGGGGAGTTCAGGCGTCCGGTGGCGAAGTTGGCTGTGCTGGAAATTCAAGCGCGTAACTCTGGCGGCGATGGAAGATCCCCCCCGGAATTACGGGGAGGGGGTATGTTAGGACAACCCAACATCGAGCAACCGTCCGCACGGCGCAGATGA